From a single Cinclus cinclus chromosome 16, bCinCin1.1, whole genome shotgun sequence genomic region:
- the NMRAL1 gene encoding nmrA-like family domain-containing protein 1 translates to MAGKKLIVVFGATGAQGGGVARALLDDGTFKVRAVTRSPGKKEAEELRRRGAEVVKADQDDEASLQRALAGAYGAFIVTNFWEHCSKEKEIEQGQRLADLSKHQGLHHVVFSGLENVHQLTGGQLEVLHFDGKGVVEEYFQKTGVPTTIIRLPFYFENFLSIFKPQKRQGDSFVLELPMGDTPMDGMAVEDLGPVVLCLLKSPGEYVGQVIGLSTGKLTEAEYAAILSQQTGKTVTASKITPEEYEKQDFPGAKEMAAMFRFYALKPDRNVALTMKLNPKARTFQQWVGDNKNAF, encoded by the exons ATGGCCGGGAAGAAGCTGATCGTGGTGTTCGGGGCCACCG gggcCCAGGGGGGCGGTGTGGCCCGGGCGCTGCTGGACGATGGGACCTTCAAGGTGCGCGCCGTGACGCGGAGCCCCGGGAAGAAGGAGGCGGAGGAGCTGAGGCGGAGAGGAGCCGAGGTGGTGAAGGCAGATCAGGACGATGAGGCATCGTTGCAGCGGGCCTTGGCGGGTGCCTACGGAGCCTTTATTGTCACCAACTTCTGGGAACACTGCAGCAAGGAGAAGGAAATCGAGCAG ggacaGCGTCTGGCTGACCTGTCCAAGCACCAGGGTCTGCACCACGTCGTGTTCAGTGGCCTGGAGAACGTGCACCAGCTGACAGGGGGCCAGCTGGAGGTGCTGCACTTTGATGGCAAAGGCGTGGTGGAGGAGTACTTCCAGAAAACTGGGGTTCCCACCACCATCATCCGGCTGCCGTTCTACTTTGAGAACTTCCTCTCCATCTTCAAGCCACAGAAGAGACAGGGAGACTCCTTTGTCCTGG AGCTGCCCATGGGGGACACCCCAATGGATGGGATGGCTGTGGAGGACCTTGGGCCTGTTGTACTTTGCCTGCTGAAGTCTCCAGGGGAGTACGTTGGCCAAGTGATAGGACTCAGCACAGGCAAGCTCACCGAGGCAGAGTATGCTGCCATCCTCTCCCAGCAGACAGGCAAGACTGTGACAGCCAGCAAG ATCACCCCTGAGGAGTACGAGAAGCAGGACTTCCCTGGGGCCAAGGAGATGGCTGCCATGTTCCGTTTCTATGCCCTGAAGCCAGACCGCAATGTGGCCCTGACCATGAAGCTCAACCCCAAGGCCCGCACCTTCCAGCAGTGGGTGGGGGACAACAAGAATGCCTTCTGa
- the NLRC3 gene encoding NLR family CARD domain-containing protein 3 — MSQEASDGRVLDPPVRQAAGEVHLPTVPGGHHQPPAQAGAPDGRGGCPGAGSEPPARAEPMVQKHLESLQSSCGNGLETGALQRLTNLLLVEGLTDIQQKEHDILQVETTKGLPNVSKSIPLEKLFLPLSKVSIPPRISVTIGVAGIGKSTLVKLFVCSWAKGELNRDIMFVLPLTFRELNTYEKLSAERLICSAFPHIPEPGCIAAGAARTLLILDGLDEFKTPLDFSNAAVCTDPKKEIQVDNLITNIIRGNLLQEASVWVTSRPAAARQIPSGLVDRMTEIRGFGAAEMKDFLDQMFLDNRDLSSQVLQHIKANRSLHVLCTIPGICWISGSSIAYFLKHSSDQSQEAAVVPRTLSEIYSYYFKMTLSGDWLEQPRETLMTEQAVNTSKKLVGSLGRLAFYGLLRKKHVFYEQDMKAYGIDPSLLHSSLSTRLLLKEDMQASTAYYFSHLTIQEFLAALYYYMAAKRAIFDLFTESGVSWPKLGFLTHFRSAVQRALRAEDRQLDIFVRFLSGLLSPRVNRLLCGWLLVQDEHSGFRSQAIGVLQGCLNTEHAISSRAVNAMRCLHEIQHTDTAKAVEEAMRSGSLAGMLTPTNCSALAYLLQVSDVCLEETNLSNCLTYNVCESLLSQLLFCHNLRLDNNQFKDDVMELLGSVLTVKDCQIQRLSLAENQISNKGAKALARSLLVNRSLMVLDLRSNSIGPTGAKALADALKKNQILLSLNLQHNCIKEDGATFLAEALLTNHRLVTLHLQKNAIGAQGARRIAEALKQNCSLRELILSSNSVGDNGSIALAEALRVNHSLQSLDLQSNSISSAGVTALTAALCSNKGLLSLNLRENSISKEGGPAIARALRSNSTLRKLDLAANLLCDDGGKAIALAIKENRALTSLHLQWNFIQAKAATALAQALWANSSLASLDLQENAIGDEGMAALSAALKVNTTLADLHLQVASVGAAGAQALAEALMVNKSLQILDLRGNSLGLAGAKAMAQALRVNRSLRRLNLQENSLGMEGAICIATALKGNHGLTYVNLQGNRIGQSGAKMISDTIRTNAPHCVVDV, encoded by the exons atgTCACAGGAGGCCTCTGATGGAAG GGTCCTGGATCCACCGGTACGGCAGGCAGCTGGCGAGGTCCATCTCCCCACAGTTCCTGGAGGACATCATCAGCCACCTGCACAGGCTGGAGCTCCTGACGGCAGAGGAGGCTGCCCAGGTGCAGGCAGCGAGCCCCCTGCCCGAGCAG AGCCAATGGTGCAGAAGCACCTGGAGAGCCTCCAGAGCTCCTGTGGGAATGGCCTGGAGACAGGAGCCCTGCAGCGCCTGACCAACCTGCTGCTGGTGGAAGGCCTGACCGACATCCAGCAGAAGGAGCACGACATCCTGCAGGTTGAAACCACCAAAGGCCTGCCAAACGTATCCAAGAGCATCCCCCTGGAAAAGCTGTTCCTGCCTCTCTCCAAAGTCAGCATCCCCCCTCGGATCTCTGTTACCATCGGCGTGGCTGGGATTGGCAAGAGCACTCTGGTGAAGCTGTTTGTCTGCAGCTGGGCAAAGGGGGAGCTCAACAGGGACATCATGTTTGTGCTGCCCCTCACCTTCCGAGAGCTCAACACCTATGAGAAGCTCTCTGCTGAGCGCCTCATCTGCTCGGCCTTCCCCCACATCCCCGAGCCCGGCTGCATCGCGGCCGGAGCCGCTCGGACCCTGCTCATCCTCGACGGCCTGGATGAGTTCAAGACCCCCTTGGATTTTTCCAATGCAGCGGTTTGCACTGATCCTAAAAAGGAGATCCAAGTGGACAACCTGATCACCAACATTATCAGGGGAAACCTGCTGCAGGAGGCCTCTGTGTGGGTCACGTCGCGGCCGGCGGCAGCCAGGCAGATTCCCAGCGGGCTGGTGGACCGCATGACGGAAATCCGAGGGTTTGGGGCTGCAGAGATGAAGGACTTCTTGGACCAGATGTTCCTGGACAACAGAGATCTGTCCAGCCAAGTTCTGCAGCACATCAAGGCTAACAGGTCACTACATGTCCTGTGCACCATTCCTGGTATTTGCTGGATTTCTGGGTCCTCAATTGCTTATTTCCTGAAACACAGCAGCGATCAATCCCAAGAAGCAGCCGTGGTCCCCAGGACCCTGTCAGAAATCTACTcctactattttaaaatgactCTGAGCGGTGACTGGCTGGAGCAGCCAAGAGAAACCCTGATGACTGAGCAGGCTGTGAACACCAGCAAGAAGCTGGTGGGCAGCCTGGGCAGGCTGGCCTTCTACGGGCTGCTCCGGAAGAAACACGTGTTCTACGAGCAGGACATGAAGGCCTACGGCATCGAcccctccctgctgcacagcagccTCTCCACCCGCCTCCTGCTCAAGGAGGACATGCAGGCCTCCACCGCCTACTACTTCTCCCACTTAACCATCCAGGAGTTCCTGGCAGCTCTTTATTACTACATGGCGGCCAAGCGGGCCATCTTCGACCTCTTCACGGAGAGCGGTGTGTCCTGGCCCAAGCTGGGCTTCCTCACCCACTTCAGGAGCGCCGTTCAGCGGGCGCTGCGGGCTGAGGACAGGCAGCTGGACATCTTTGTCCGCTTCCTCTCGGGGCTGCTGTCCCCACGGGTGAACAGGCTGCTGTGCGGGTGGCTGCTGGTGCAGGACGAGCACAGCGGGTTCAGGAGCCAGGCCATCGGCGTCCTGCAGGGCTGCCTGAACACCGAGCACGCCATCTCCTCGCGCGCCGTCAACGCCATGCGCTGCCTGCACGAGATCCAGCACACCGACACCGCCAAGGCTGTGGAGGAGGCCATGAGGAGCGGGAGCTTGGCTGGGATGCTCACCCCCACCaactgctctgccctggcttACCTCCTGCAGGTCTCTGATGTCTGCCTGGAGGAGACAAACCTCTCCAACTGCCTCACCTACAACGTCTGTGAGAgcctgctctcccagctcctcttcTGCCACAACCTCAG GCTGGACAATAACCAGTTTAAGGATGACGTGATGGAGCTGTTGGGCAGTGTGCTGACTGTGAAGGACTGCCAGATCCAGAGGCTCAG CTTGGCAGAAAATCAAATCAGCAACAAGGGAGCCAAAGCTCTGGCCAGGTCGCTGCTGGTGAACAGGAGCCTGATGGTGCTGGA CCTGCGGAGTAACTCCATCGGCCCCACTGGAGCAAAAGCCCTGGCTGAtgccctgaaaaaaaaccaaatcctgCTCTCCCTGAA cctccagcacaaCTGCATCAAGGAGGATGGGGCCACCTTCCTGGCCGAGGCCCTGCTGACCAACCACAGGCTGGTGACCCTGCA CCTGCAGAAAAACGCCATCGGAGCCCAGGGCGCCCGGAGAATCGCAGAGGCGCTGaagcagaactgcagcctgagGGAGCTGAT ACTCTCGAGCAACTCGGTGGGAGACAACGGCTCCATTGCCTTGGCTGAAGCTCTGAGGGTGAACCACAGCCTGCAAAGCCTTGA TCTCCAGAGCAACTCCATCAGCAGCGCAGGGGTCACAGCGCTGacagcagctctctgctccAACAAGGGACTCCTCAGCCTCAA CCTTCGGGAGAACTCCATCAGCAAGGAGGGCGGCCCTGCCATCGCCCGTGCCCTGCGGAGCAACAGCACCCTCAGGAAGCTGGA CTTGGCGGCCAACCTGCTGTGTGACGACGGGGGCAAGGCCATCGCTTTGGCCATCAAAGAGAACCGGGCACTCACGTCCCTGCA CTTGCAGTGGAACTTCATCCAGGCCAAAGCAGCCACGGCCCTGGCACAAGCACTATGGGCCAACAGCAGCCTGGCCAGCCTCGA cctgcaggAAAATGCCATTGGGGACGAGGGCATGGCTGCCCTCTCCGCTGCACTGAAGGTCAACACCACCCTGGCAGATCTCCA CCTGCAAGTGGCTTCAGTTGGCGCGGCTGGTGCCCAAGCCCTGGCAGAAGCCTTGATGGTCAACAAGAGCCTGCAGATCCTGGA CCTGCGGGGAAACTCCCTGGGCCTGGCAGGGGCCAAGGCCATGGCACAAGCGCTGAGGGTCAACCGCAGCCTCCGCCGGCTCAA CCTGCAGGAAAACTCCCTGGGCATGGAGGGAGCCATCTGCATTGCCACGGCCCTGAAGGGCAACCACGGCCTCACCTATGTCAA CCTGCAGGGCAATCGCATTGGGCAGTCGGGAGCCAAGATGATCTCGGACACCATCCGGACCAACGCGCCCCACTGCGTCGTGGATGTGTGA